A genomic stretch from Microtus pennsylvanicus isolate mMicPen1 chromosome 11, mMicPen1.hap1, whole genome shotgun sequence includes:
- the Znf207 gene encoding BUB3-interacting and GLEBS motif-containing protein ZNF207 isoform X3, producing the protein MGRKKKKQLKPWCWYCNRDFDDEKILIQHQKAKHFKCHICHKKLYTGPGLAIHCMQVHKETIDAVPNAIPGRTDIELEIYGMEGIPEKDMDERRRLLEQKTQESQKKKQQDDSDEYDDDESAASTSFQPQPVQPQQGYIPPMAQPGLPPVPGAPGMPPGIPPLMPGVPPLMPGMPPVMPGMPPGLHHQRKYTQSFCGENIMMPMGGMMPPGPGIPPLMPGMPPGMPPPVPRPGIPPMTQAQAVSAPGILNRPPAPTAAVPAPQPPVTKPLFPSAGQAQAAVQGPVGTDFKPLNSTPATTTEPPKPTFPAYTQSTASTTSTTNSTAAKPAASITSKPATLTTTSATSKLIHPDEDISLEERRAQLPKYQRNLPRPGQTPIGNPPVGPIGGMMPPQPGIPQQQGMRPPMPPHGQYGGHHQGMPGYLPGAMPPYGQGPPMVPPYQGGPPRPPMGMRPPVMSQGGRY; encoded by the exons ATGGGTCGCAAGAAGAAGAAGCAGTTGAAGCCGTGGTGCTG GTATTGTAACAGAGATTTTGATGATGAGAAGATCCTTATACAGCACCAAAAagcaaagcattttaaatgtcatatatgCCATAAGAAATTGTACACAGGACCTGGATTAGCTATTCATTGCATGCAG gTGCATAAAGAAACCATAGATGCTGTACCAAATGCAATACCTGGGAGAACAGATATAGAGTTGGAAATATATGGCATGGAAGGTATTCCAGAGAAAGATATGGATGAAAGACGGCGACTTCTTGAACAGAAAACACAGG agagtcaaaaaaaaaagcaacaagatGATTCTGATGAATATGATGATGACGAATCTGCAGCCTCAACTTCATTTCAGCCGCAGCCTGTTCAACCTCAGCAAGGTTATATCCCACCGATGGCCCAGCCAGGACTTCCACCAGTTCCAGGGGCACCAGGAATGCCTCCAG GCATACCTCCATTGATGCCAGGTGTTCCTCCCCTGATGCCAGGCATGCCTCCAGTTATGCCAGGCATGCCACCTGG ATTGCATCATCAGAGAAAATACACCCAGTCATTTTGCGGTGAAAACAT aatGATGCCAATGGGTGGAATGATGCCACCTGGACCTGGAATTCCACCTCTGATGCCTGGTATGCCACCAG GTATGCCCCCTCCTGTTCCACGTCCTGGAATTCCTCCAATGACTCAAGCACAGGCTGTTTCAGCACCAGGTATTCTTAATAGACCACCTGCACCAACAGCAGCAGTACCTGCTCCACAGCCTCCAGTAACTAAGCCTCTTTTCCCCAGTGCAGGACAG GCTCAGGCAGCTGTCCAAGGACCTGTTGGTACAGATTTTAAGCCCTTAAACAGTACTCCTGCTACAACTACAGAACCCCCAAAGCCTACATTCCCAGCTTATACACAGTCAACAGCTTCAACCACTAGTACAACAAACAGTACTGCAGCAAAACCAGCAGCTTCAATTACAAGTAAGCCTGCTACACTTACAACCACCAGTGCAACCAGTAAGTTGATCCATCCAGATGAGGATATATCACTG gaagaaagaagggcacaGTTACCTAAATATCAGCGTAATCTTCCGCGACCAGGACAGACTCCAATTGGTAATCCACCAGTTGGACCAATTGGGGGTATGATGCCACCGCAGCCAGGCATCCCACAGCAGCAAGGAATGCGCCCTCCAATGCCACCTCATG GTCAGTATGGTGGTCATCATCAAGGCATGCCAGGTTACCTCCCTGGCGCTATGCCACCTTATGGACAGGGACCACCAATGGTGCCCCCTTACCAAGGTGGGCCTCCTCGACCGCCAATGGGAATGAGACCCCCTGTTATGTCGCAAGGTGGCCGTTACTGA
- the Znf207 gene encoding BUB3-interacting and GLEBS motif-containing protein ZNF207 isoform X1 yields MGRKKKKQLKPWCWYCNRDFDDEKILIQHQKAKHFKCHICHKKLYTGPGLAIHCMQVHKETIDAVPNAIPGRTDIELEIYGMEGIPEKDMDERRRLLEQKTQESQKKKQQDDSDEYDDDESAASTSFQPQPVQPQQGYIPPMAQPGLPPVPGAPGMPPGIPPLMPGVPPLMPGMPPVMPGMPPGLHHQRKYTQSFCGENIMMPMGGMMPPGPGIPPLMPGMPPGMPPPVPRPGIPPMTQAQAVSAPGILNRPPAPTAAVPAPQPPVTKPLFPSAGQMGTPVTSSSTASSNSESLSASSKALFPSTAQAQAAVQGPVGTDFKPLNSTPATTTEPPKPTFPAYTQSTASTTSTTNSTAAKPAASITSKPATLTTTSATSKLIHPDEDISLEERRAQLPKYQRNLPRPGQTPIGNPPVGPIGGMMPPQPGIPQQQGMRPPMPPHGQYGGHHQGMPGYLPGAMPPYGQGPPMVPPYQGGPPRPPMGMRPPVMSQGGRY; encoded by the exons ATGGGTCGCAAGAAGAAGAAGCAGTTGAAGCCGTGGTGCTG GTATTGTAACAGAGATTTTGATGATGAGAAGATCCTTATACAGCACCAAAAagcaaagcattttaaatgtcatatatgCCATAAGAAATTGTACACAGGACCTGGATTAGCTATTCATTGCATGCAG gTGCATAAAGAAACCATAGATGCTGTACCAAATGCAATACCTGGGAGAACAGATATAGAGTTGGAAATATATGGCATGGAAGGTATTCCAGAGAAAGATATGGATGAAAGACGGCGACTTCTTGAACAGAAAACACAGG agagtcaaaaaaaaaagcaacaagatGATTCTGATGAATATGATGATGACGAATCTGCAGCCTCAACTTCATTTCAGCCGCAGCCTGTTCAACCTCAGCAAGGTTATATCCCACCGATGGCCCAGCCAGGACTTCCACCAGTTCCAGGGGCACCAGGAATGCCTCCAG GCATACCTCCATTGATGCCAGGTGTTCCTCCCCTGATGCCAGGCATGCCTCCAGTTATGCCAGGCATGCCACCTGG ATTGCATCATCAGAGAAAATACACCCAGTCATTTTGCGGTGAAAACAT aatGATGCCAATGGGTGGAATGATGCCACCTGGACCTGGAATTCCACCTCTGATGCCTGGTATGCCACCAG GTATGCCCCCTCCTGTTCCACGTCCTGGAATTCCTCCAATGACTCAAGCACAGGCTGTTTCAGCACCAGGTATTCTTAATAGACCACCTGCACCAACAGCAGCAGTACCTGCTCCACAGCCTCCAGTAACTAAGCCTCTTTTCCCCAGTGCAGGACAG ATGGGGACACCTGTAACAAGCTCAAGTACAGCTTCATCCAATTCAGAAAGTCTGTCTGCATCTTCTAAAGCTCTGTTTCCTAGCACAGCACAA GCTCAGGCAGCTGTCCAAGGACCTGTTGGTACAGATTTTAAGCCCTTAAACAGTACTCCTGCTACAACTACAGAACCCCCAAAGCCTACATTCCCAGCTTATACACAGTCAACAGCTTCAACCACTAGTACAACAAACAGTACTGCAGCAAAACCAGCAGCTTCAATTACAAGTAAGCCTGCTACACTTACAACCACCAGTGCAACCAGTAAGTTGATCCATCCAGATGAGGATATATCACTG gaagaaagaagggcacaGTTACCTAAATATCAGCGTAATCTTCCGCGACCAGGACAGACTCCAATTGGTAATCCACCAGTTGGACCAATTGGGGGTATGATGCCACCGCAGCCAGGCATCCCACAGCAGCAAGGAATGCGCCCTCCAATGCCACCTCATG GTCAGTATGGTGGTCATCATCAAGGCATGCCAGGTTACCTCCCTGGCGCTATGCCACCTTATGGACAGGGACCACCAATGGTGCCCCCTTACCAAGGTGGGCCTCCTCGACCGCCAATGGGAATGAGACCCCCTGTTATGTCGCAAGGTGGCCGTTACTGA
- the Znf207 gene encoding BUB3-interacting and GLEBS motif-containing protein ZNF207 isoform X2, with amino-acid sequence MGRKKKKQLKPWCWYCNRDFDDEKILIQHQKAKHFKCHICHKKLYTGPGLAIHCMQVHKETIDAVPNAIPGRTDIELEIYGMEGIPEKDMDERRRLLEQKTQESQKKKQQDDSDEYDDDESAASTSFQPQPVQPQQGYIPPMAQPGLPPVPGAPGMPPGIPPLMPGVPPLMPGMPPVMPGMPPGMMPMGGMMPPGPGIPPLMPGMPPGMPPPVPRPGIPPMTQAQAVSAPGILNRPPAPTAAVPAPQPPVTKPLFPSAGQMGTPVTSSSTASSNSESLSASSKALFPSTAQAQAAVQGPVGTDFKPLNSTPATTTEPPKPTFPAYTQSTASTTSTTNSTAAKPAASITSKPATLTTTSATSKLIHPDEDISLEERRAQLPKYQRNLPRPGQTPIGNPPVGPIGGMMPPQPGIPQQQGMRPPMPPHGQYGGHHQGMPGYLPGAMPPYGQGPPMVPPYQGGPPRPPMGMRPPVMSQGGRY; translated from the exons ATGGGTCGCAAGAAGAAGAAGCAGTTGAAGCCGTGGTGCTG GTATTGTAACAGAGATTTTGATGATGAGAAGATCCTTATACAGCACCAAAAagcaaagcattttaaatgtcatatatgCCATAAGAAATTGTACACAGGACCTGGATTAGCTATTCATTGCATGCAG gTGCATAAAGAAACCATAGATGCTGTACCAAATGCAATACCTGGGAGAACAGATATAGAGTTGGAAATATATGGCATGGAAGGTATTCCAGAGAAAGATATGGATGAAAGACGGCGACTTCTTGAACAGAAAACACAGG agagtcaaaaaaaaaagcaacaagatGATTCTGATGAATATGATGATGACGAATCTGCAGCCTCAACTTCATTTCAGCCGCAGCCTGTTCAACCTCAGCAAGGTTATATCCCACCGATGGCCCAGCCAGGACTTCCACCAGTTCCAGGGGCACCAGGAATGCCTCCAG GCATACCTCCATTGATGCCAGGTGTTCCTCCCCTGATGCCAGGCATGCCTCCAGTTATGCCAGGCATGCCACCTGG aatGATGCCAATGGGTGGAATGATGCCACCTGGACCTGGAATTCCACCTCTGATGCCTGGTATGCCACCAG GTATGCCCCCTCCTGTTCCACGTCCTGGAATTCCTCCAATGACTCAAGCACAGGCTGTTTCAGCACCAGGTATTCTTAATAGACCACCTGCACCAACAGCAGCAGTACCTGCTCCACAGCCTCCAGTAACTAAGCCTCTTTTCCCCAGTGCAGGACAG ATGGGGACACCTGTAACAAGCTCAAGTACAGCTTCATCCAATTCAGAAAGTCTGTCTGCATCTTCTAAAGCTCTGTTTCCTAGCACAGCACAA GCTCAGGCAGCTGTCCAAGGACCTGTTGGTACAGATTTTAAGCCCTTAAACAGTACTCCTGCTACAACTACAGAACCCCCAAAGCCTACATTCCCAGCTTATACACAGTCAACAGCTTCAACCACTAGTACAACAAACAGTACTGCAGCAAAACCAGCAGCTTCAATTACAAGTAAGCCTGCTACACTTACAACCACCAGTGCAACCAGTAAGTTGATCCATCCAGATGAGGATATATCACTG gaagaaagaagggcacaGTTACCTAAATATCAGCGTAATCTTCCGCGACCAGGACAGACTCCAATTGGTAATCCACCAGTTGGACCAATTGGGGGTATGATGCCACCGCAGCCAGGCATCCCACAGCAGCAAGGAATGCGCCCTCCAATGCCACCTCATG GTCAGTATGGTGGTCATCATCAAGGCATGCCAGGTTACCTCCCTGGCGCTATGCCACCTTATGGACAGGGACCACCAATGGTGCCCCCTTACCAAGGTGGGCCTCCTCGACCGCCAATGGGAATGAGACCCCCTGTTATGTCGCAAGGTGGCCGTTACTGA
- the Znf207 gene encoding BUB3-interacting and GLEBS motif-containing protein ZNF207 isoform X5, which produces MAWKVFQRKIWMKDGDFLNRKHRVNQKKKQQDDSDEYDDDESAASTSFQPQPVQPQQGYIPPMAQPGLPPVPGAPGMPPGIPPLMPGVPPLMPGMPPVMPGMPPGLHHQRKYTQSFCGENIMMPMGGMMPPGPGIPPLMPGMPPGMPPPVPRPGIPPMTQAQAVSAPGILNRPPAPTAAVPAPQPPVTKPLFPSAGQMGTPVTSSSTASSNSESLSASSKALFPSTAQAQAAVQGPVGTDFKPLNSTPATTTEPPKPTFPAYTQSTASTTSTTNSTAAKPAASITSKPATLTTTSATSKLIHPDEDISLEERRAQLPKYQRNLPRPGQTPIGNPPVGPIGGMMPPQPGIPQQQGMRPPMPPHGQYGGHHQGMPGYLPGAMPPYGQGPPMVPPYQGGPPRPPMGMRPPVMSQGGRY; this is translated from the exons ATGGCATGGAAGGTATTCCAGAGAAAGATATGGATGAAAGACGGCGACTTCTTGAACAGAAAACACAGGGTAAA tcaaaaaaaaaagcaacaagatGATTCTGATGAATATGATGATGACGAATCTGCAGCCTCAACTTCATTTCAGCCGCAGCCTGTTCAACCTCAGCAAGGTTATATCCCACCGATGGCCCAGCCAGGACTTCCACCAGTTCCAGGGGCACCAGGAATGCCTCCAG GCATACCTCCATTGATGCCAGGTGTTCCTCCCCTGATGCCAGGCATGCCTCCAGTTATGCCAGGCATGCCACCTGG ATTGCATCATCAGAGAAAATACACCCAGTCATTTTGCGGTGAAAACAT aatGATGCCAATGGGTGGAATGATGCCACCTGGACCTGGAATTCCACCTCTGATGCCTGGTATGCCACCAG GTATGCCCCCTCCTGTTCCACGTCCTGGAATTCCTCCAATGACTCAAGCACAGGCTGTTTCAGCACCAGGTATTCTTAATAGACCACCTGCACCAACAGCAGCAGTACCTGCTCCACAGCCTCCAGTAACTAAGCCTCTTTTCCCCAGTGCAGGACAG ATGGGGACACCTGTAACAAGCTCAAGTACAGCTTCATCCAATTCAGAAAGTCTGTCTGCATCTTCTAAAGCTCTGTTTCCTAGCACAGCACAA GCTCAGGCAGCTGTCCAAGGACCTGTTGGTACAGATTTTAAGCCCTTAAACAGTACTCCTGCTACAACTACAGAACCCCCAAAGCCTACATTCCCAGCTTATACACAGTCAACAGCTTCAACCACTAGTACAACAAACAGTACTGCAGCAAAACCAGCAGCTTCAATTACAAGTAAGCCTGCTACACTTACAACCACCAGTGCAACCAGTAAGTTGATCCATCCAGATGAGGATATATCACTG gaagaaagaagggcacaGTTACCTAAATATCAGCGTAATCTTCCGCGACCAGGACAGACTCCAATTGGTAATCCACCAGTTGGACCAATTGGGGGTATGATGCCACCGCAGCCAGGCATCCCACAGCAGCAAGGAATGCGCCCTCCAATGCCACCTCATG GTCAGTATGGTGGTCATCATCAAGGCATGCCAGGTTACCTCCCTGGCGCTATGCCACCTTATGGACAGGGACCACCAATGGTGCCCCCTTACCAAGGTGGGCCTCCTCGACCGCCAATGGGAATGAGACCCCCTGTTATGTCGCAAGGTGGCCGTTACTGA
- the Znf207 gene encoding BUB3-interacting and GLEBS motif-containing protein ZNF207 isoform X4 yields MGRKKKKQLKPWCWYCNRDFDDEKILIQHQKAKHFKCHICHKKLYTGPGLAIHCMQVHKETIDAVPNAIPGRTDIELEIYGMEGIPEKDMDERRRLLEQKTQESQKKKQQDDSDEYDDDESAASTSFQPQPVQPQQGYIPPMAQPGLPPVPGAPGMPPGIPPLMPGVPPLMPGMPPVMPGMPPGMMPMGGMMPPGPGIPPLMPGMPPGMPPPVPRPGIPPMTQAQAVSAPGILNRPPAPTAAVPAPQPPVTKPLFPSAGQAQAAVQGPVGTDFKPLNSTPATTTEPPKPTFPAYTQSTASTTSTTNSTAAKPAASITSKPATLTTTSATSKLIHPDEDISLEERRAQLPKYQRNLPRPGQTPIGNPPVGPIGGMMPPQPGIPQQQGMRPPMPPHGQYGGHHQGMPGYLPGAMPPYGQGPPMVPPYQGGPPRPPMGMRPPVMSQGGRY; encoded by the exons ATGGGTCGCAAGAAGAAGAAGCAGTTGAAGCCGTGGTGCTG GTATTGTAACAGAGATTTTGATGATGAGAAGATCCTTATACAGCACCAAAAagcaaagcattttaaatgtcatatatgCCATAAGAAATTGTACACAGGACCTGGATTAGCTATTCATTGCATGCAG gTGCATAAAGAAACCATAGATGCTGTACCAAATGCAATACCTGGGAGAACAGATATAGAGTTGGAAATATATGGCATGGAAGGTATTCCAGAGAAAGATATGGATGAAAGACGGCGACTTCTTGAACAGAAAACACAGG agagtcaaaaaaaaaagcaacaagatGATTCTGATGAATATGATGATGACGAATCTGCAGCCTCAACTTCATTTCAGCCGCAGCCTGTTCAACCTCAGCAAGGTTATATCCCACCGATGGCCCAGCCAGGACTTCCACCAGTTCCAGGGGCACCAGGAATGCCTCCAG GCATACCTCCATTGATGCCAGGTGTTCCTCCCCTGATGCCAGGCATGCCTCCAGTTATGCCAGGCATGCCACCTGG aatGATGCCAATGGGTGGAATGATGCCACCTGGACCTGGAATTCCACCTCTGATGCCTGGTATGCCACCAG GTATGCCCCCTCCTGTTCCACGTCCTGGAATTCCTCCAATGACTCAAGCACAGGCTGTTTCAGCACCAGGTATTCTTAATAGACCACCTGCACCAACAGCAGCAGTACCTGCTCCACAGCCTCCAGTAACTAAGCCTCTTTTCCCCAGTGCAGGACAG GCTCAGGCAGCTGTCCAAGGACCTGTTGGTACAGATTTTAAGCCCTTAAACAGTACTCCTGCTACAACTACAGAACCCCCAAAGCCTACATTCCCAGCTTATACACAGTCAACAGCTTCAACCACTAGTACAACAAACAGTACTGCAGCAAAACCAGCAGCTTCAATTACAAGTAAGCCTGCTACACTTACAACCACCAGTGCAACCAGTAAGTTGATCCATCCAGATGAGGATATATCACTG gaagaaagaagggcacaGTTACCTAAATATCAGCGTAATCTTCCGCGACCAGGACAGACTCCAATTGGTAATCCACCAGTTGGACCAATTGGGGGTATGATGCCACCGCAGCCAGGCATCCCACAGCAGCAAGGAATGCGCCCTCCAATGCCACCTCATG GTCAGTATGGTGGTCATCATCAAGGCATGCCAGGTTACCTCCCTGGCGCTATGCCACCTTATGGACAGGGACCACCAATGGTGCCCCCTTACCAAGGTGGGCCTCCTCGACCGCCAATGGGAATGAGACCCCCTGTTATGTCGCAAGGTGGCCGTTACTGA